From the Astyanax mexicanus isolate ESR-SI-001 chromosome 9, AstMex3_surface, whole genome shotgun sequence genome, one window contains:
- the synm gene encoding synemin, which produces MFHLRRPFESEKLQLQELNQRLGQYLNRAQLLEQENARLAAELSAVRQSRSGGERESGRMAELREMRRLVERLSLEKSRAEMEKEQLRREFQSLQALCSDQTSVSRGIGGELRDCEQQLRRAQHTNGGLEQRLTQLQHEYALLEDSHRKEVAHLRSQLSSRALPVLTEVHRAAAPAVSMEQEVEEYARHLSESWMETLEMYRQRMEEMEGAVREDQVKLEDFRRERAQYDSELNRLRAEVDKHSQVQLELEAQLMNMQENFRGDAIQYQIIIEELEQERNLLANTISEKLKEHQDLLQVKMGLGLEVAAYRALLEEEGRHVQMRSDQRARERIIDIKLPSQYTPRISTTQPEMRSLLTGYGVKYMEPVSSIRTSATSSHFDSQRPSRIVPITMSKHAQQSPAARRDMISFTKATQAAAAASAAKTRASASDRTKDVSQSAHKTSPDLPKSATGSKRASSASPTTEQKSVRVVSPPMMSLSSSEESHQKVVDEKYKRFETAETDHAKVSLKPSEEAEYFQKEVSKRKDNRDLKDSGNVGAKVIAGEEKILDSVSMEEIIEKVMKPAGLDTKLSSGSDSKITYHVEKTQQEDGSTKTQIVLQSKVEEDLDISDDSALEEFLSKGVTKVSLEDIEGTPTGSMIQNLLSLGLQGESLENKSVNVEIIEEPVESQSDEEGEVEIEETVEVMSKPYYKPSSMFFQIEEPESEHQATQQHENTSETVTDSEYGKRRSVQVQEVSREESLPYYSQGQETQEYFVSTPEDNLSESEEGGGFMSYGHYGVVDDLSDERYYQDEHLPTRRRYSDEDDSIRESPEYAKRDTFPQCIIEEEVRVSPIVQESMLEILKEESLDPREQLRGALEQLESTVSGSLKEELTLLTKAGGASDGVSVDIKKVEQAADNGTMTFVAELSVSQSLEESGLLEDPGEELSQEQVLEALRSSNPGLHQAISAGAGGGYTMRVSREEVQTEGMPWMTGLDETEDWSSSGSEVGKTEKVIKLGPNEQSFTFQMDFNNGSTGSTDLQEVDSQGQSVRYEAGVDEFLQTQMTDPSLKVRHEKRIATVYLESPKEE; this is translated from the exons atgtttCACCTGAGGAGACCCTTCGAGAGCGAGAAGCTCCAGCTGCAGGAGCTGAACCAGAGGCTCGGGCAGTACCTGAACAGGGCGCAGCTCCTGGAGCAGGAGAACGCGCGGCTGGCCGCGGAGCTGAGCGCGGTGCGGCAGAGCAGGAGCGGAGGGGAGCGCGAGAGCGGGCGGATGGCGGAGCTGAGGGAGATGAGGAGGCTGGTGGAGCGTCTGTCCTTGGAGAAGAGCAGGGCGGAGATGGAGAAGGAGCAGCTCCGCAGAGAGTTCCAGAGCCTGCAGGCGCTCTGCTCCGACCAGACCTCCGTCAGCAGGGGCATCGGCGGTGAGCTGCGGGACTGCGAGCAGCAGCTGCGCCGCGCTCAGCACACCAACGGCGGCCTGGAGCAGCGGCTCACCCAGCTGCAGCACGAATACGCACTCCTGGAAGACTCCCACAGAAAGGAGGTGGCCCACCTCAGGAGCCAGCTGAGCTCCCGGGCCCTGCCCGTGCTGACCGAGGTCCACCGCGCGGCGGCCCCGGCCGTCAGCATGGAGCAGGAGGTGGAGGAGTACGCGCGCCACTTGTCCGAGAGCTGGATGGAGACGCTGGAGATGTACCGGCAGCGGATGGAGGAGATGGAGGGAGCGGTGAGGGAGGACCAGGTGAAGCTGGAGGACTTCAGGAGGGAGAGGGCGCAGTACGACTCCGAGCTGAACCGGCTGCGGGCAGAGGTGGACAAGCACAGCCAGGTCCAGCTGGAGCTCGAGGCTCAGCTCATGAACATGCAGGAGAACTTCAGAGGAGACGCCATCCAGTATCAG ATAATCATTGAGGAGCTGGAACAAGAGCGCAATCTTCTGGCCAACACCATTTCGGAAAAGCTGAAGGAACATCAAGACCTCCTGCAGGTCAAGATGGGGCTAGGTCTGGAAGTGGCAGCATACAG AGCACTACTGGAAGAAGAAGGAAGACATGTTCAGATGAGGTCTGATCAGCGTGCAAGAGAGAGAATAATAG ATATTAAACTGCCATCTCAGTACACTCCCAGGATCTCCACCACTCAGCCAGAAATGAGAAGCCTTCTCACAGGATATGGTGTTAAATATATGGAGCCTGTATCCAGCATTCGTACCTCAGCTACATCCAGTCATTTTGATTCCCAAAGACCATCTCGGATTGTGCCCATCACTATGTCGAAACATGCCCAACAGAGTCCTGCTGCAAGAAGGGATATGATCTCTTTCACCAAAGCAACACAAGCAGCAGCTGCAGCGAGCGCAGCCAAGACTAGAGCCTCAGCAAGTGACAGAACCAAAGACGTGTCACAGAGCGCACATAAAACATCACCTGACCTCCCTAAATCAGCAACAGGAAGTAAAAGAGCCTCCAGTGCTTCACCAACCACAGAACAGAAATCAGTGAGAGTTGTGTCGCCTCCCATGATGAGTCTGAGCAGCTCTGAAGAAAGCCACCAGAAGGTTGTTGATGAGAAATACAAGAGGTTTGAAACAGCAGAGACCGATCATGCCAAGGTATCACTGAAACCAAGTGAGGAAGCAGAGTATTTTCAAAAGGAAGTGTCCAAGCGTAAAGATAATAGAGATTTGAAAGATTCTGGAAATGTGGGAGCGAAGGTAATTGCAGGTGAGGAAAAAATATTAGACTCAGTGTCCATGGAAGAAATTATTGAGAAGGTCATGAAGCCAGCTGGCCTGGATACAAAGCTTAGTTCTGGCTCTGACTCAAAGATCACATATCACGTAGAGAAAACACAGCAAGAAGATGGAAGTACCAAGACTCAAATAGTCCTGCAGTCCAAAGTGGAGGAGGATCTGGATATTTCAGATGATTCTGCCTTAGAGGAATTCCTCAGCAAGGGAGTGACAAAGGTCTCACTGGAAGATATTGAGGGAACCCCAACAGGAAGCATGATTCAAAACCTGCTAAGTCTTGGTCTTCAAGGTGAGAGTCTTGAAAACAAGTCTGTTAATGTGGAGATCATAGAGGAACCAGTGGAATCTCAAAGCGATGAAGAAGGGGAGGTTGAAATTGAGGAGACTGTGGAGGTGATGTCCAAGCCATACTATAAACCTTCATCAATGTTTTTCCAGATTGAAGAGCCAGAAAGCGAACATCAGGCAACTCAACAACATGAGAACACCAGTGAGACAGTGACTGACTCAGAGTATGGCAAGAGGAGGTCTGTGCAGGTTCAGGAGGTATCCAGAGAGGAGAGTCTCCCTTATTATTCCCAGGGACAAGAGACTCAAGAGTACTTCGTTTCCACTCCTGAAGACAATCTTTCTGAATCTGAGGAGGGTGGTGGATTTATGTCTTATGGACATTATGGAGTGGTGGATGACCTTTCAGATGAGAGATACTACCAGGATGAACATCTTCCTACACGCAGAAGATACTCTGATGAAGATGACAGCATCAGAGAGTCACCTGAGTATGCCAAAAGAGACACTTTTCCACAGTGTATCATCGAGGAAGAAGTACGTGTTTCTCCAATAGTGCAAGAGTCCATGCTAGAGATCCTGAAAGAAGAGTCACTGGACCCAAGGGAGCAGCTGAGGGGAGCACTGGAGCAACTGGAGAGCACAGTGTCTGGATCTCTGAAAGAAGAGCTTACTCTTCTCACAAAAGCTGGTGGAGCTTCTGACGGTGTCTCTGTGGATATTAAGAAGGTAGAACAGGCAGCAGACAACGGAACGATGACCTTCGTGGCAGAGCTCAGTGTCTCCCAGAGCCTGGAAGAGTCTGGGCTGCTGGAGGATCCGGGAGAAGAGCTGTCGCAGGAACAGGTCTTAGAAGCACTGCGGTCCTCCAATCCTGGACTACACCAGGCCATTAGTGCTGGAGCTGGTGGAGGCTATACCATGAGAGTCTCCAGAGAGGAGGTCCAAACAGAGGGAATGCCTTGGATGACTGGTCTGGATGAAACTGAAGACTGGAGCAGCTCAGGTAGTGAAGTTGGGAAAACAGAAAAAGTCATCAAGCTGGGGCCTAATGAGCAATCGTTCACATTTCAAATGGATTTCAACAACGGCTCAACTGGGTCAACAGACTTACAAGAGGTGGATTCTCAAGGACAGAGCGTCAGATACGAAGCTGGTGTAGACGAGTTCCTTCAGACCCAGATGACTGATCCTTCATTAAAGGTCCGTCATGAGAAAAGAATTGCTACCGTTTACCTGGAAAGCCCAAAGGAGGAATAA
- the pgpep1l gene encoding pyroglutamyl-peptidase 1, with protein MDSPQKDLVVVTGFGPFRQYLVNSSWEAAKGLKKAGLREGSEVCIVEIPVSYSKAQQVLAEIWHTVKPKVAVHLGIAPGAKCIILEQTAKNHGYKERDVCGSCPANNCCVEGGADQLDSIIGMRSLAKHLKGLGLDVIYSRDAGRYLCDFVYYCSLHYGQRRAAFIHVPASGNLARPEILVPQLQAIIQALLRQMDTLRTSPTASECQPASAT; from the exons ATGGACTCTCCTCAGAAGGACCTGGTCGTGGTTACAG GGTTTGGTCCTTTCCGGCAGTATCTAGTGAATTCAAGCTGGGAAGCAGCAAAG GGTCTGAAGAAAGCAGGCCTCAGAGAGGGCAGTGAAGTCTGCATTGTAGAGATTCCTGTGAGTTACTCAAAAGCGCAGCAAGTCCTTGCTGAAATATGGCACACTGTCAAACCAAAG GTTGCTGTCCACTTGGGCATAGCACCAGGGGCCAAATGCATCATTCTGGAACAAACAGCCAAGAACCATGGCTACaaagagagagatgtgtgtggCTCCTGTCCTGCTAATAACTGTTGCGTTGAAGGAGGAGCGGATCAGTTGGACTCCATTATAGGCATGAGGTCCCTTGCCAAGCACTTAAAAGGGCTCGGTCTGGATGTCATCTATTCCAGGGACGCTGGGAG GTACCTGTGTGATTTTGTGTATTACTGCTCCCTACATTACGGGCAGAGGAGGGCAGCATTCATCCATGTGCCCGCCTCTGGCAATCTGGCACGCCCTGAGATACTGGTGCCACAGCTCCAGGCCATCATCCAGGCCCTGTTACGCCAGATGGACACTCTCAGAACATCACCCACAGCATCAGAGTGCCAGCCAGCCAGTGCCACCTGA